In Anaerolineales bacterium, one DNA window encodes the following:
- a CDS encoding c-type cytochrome produces the protein MNDETKKQINERYERQLNKGERFWPDTLFKDLIMSLGVFVLLILLATFVGIPAEPKADPSDTSYIPRPEWYFLFLFKFLALYGQLPLIGKIEWIATVIIPTVALGVLTLLPFIEKSPHRHYGRRALPISIMTIMVVGIVLLTLTSEVPTVSEDGSTLLGTLQTISGIAIPLAAYILLFVFKSNTRLMIWTTSLAALSMIILSGTVLALAPEKHGEEVEVATTLVDQIVAGQDVYSVHCTECHGDDGSVAIIAGVEGLEGEKITPINSRDVLYTITDPSMYEVIAYGRPNAGMPPFGKTYGGELSRSEIDYMIIFMRYSWDDRFEAPEIPELFPPLAEGEVPSYDVHIQPIVKRYCISCHRAGKDNNDYLMTTYEEILTTGENAEFNVIAGDENNYLLQTIQEHPIMNPEKPDEEIIGVMPPSRALKPNVIDVFVRWIMNGMPKTAAEAGALFQTPTETPAP, from the coding sequence ATGAACGACGAAACTAAAAAACAAATCAACGAACGCTATGAACGCCAGCTCAACAAAGGCGAGCGCTTCTGGCCCGACACCCTCTTCAAAGACCTGATCATGTCGCTGGGAGTCTTCGTCCTGCTGATCCTGCTCGCCACCTTCGTCGGCATCCCCGCCGAACCCAAGGCAGACCCCAGTGACACATCCTACATCCCGCGCCCGGAATGGTACTTCCTCTTCCTCTTCAAATTCCTCGCGCTCTATGGTCAACTGCCGCTCATCGGCAAAATCGAATGGATCGCCACCGTCATCATTCCCACCGTCGCCCTTGGTGTGCTGACCCTGCTGCCCTTCATCGAAAAAAGCCCGCACCGCCATTACGGCAGGCGCGCCCTGCCCATCTCCATCATGACCATCATGGTCGTCGGCATCGTCCTGTTGACTCTCACCTCCGAAGTCCCCACCGTCTCCGAAGACGGCTCCACCCTGCTGGGGACTCTCCAAACCATTTCGGGTATCGCCATCCCGTTGGCCGCTTACATCCTGCTCTTCGTCTTCAAATCGAACACCCGCCTCATGATCTGGACGACAAGCCTGGCTGCCCTTTCGATGATCATTCTCTCAGGGACGGTTCTCGCCCTCGCCCCCGAAAAACACGGCGAAGAGGTGGAAGTCGCCACCACCCTGGTGGACCAGATCGTCGCCGGGCAGGATGTGTACTCCGTCCATTGCACCGAATGCCACGGTGACGATGGCTCCGTCGCGATCATCGCAGGCGTGGAGGGACTCGAAGGTGAAAAGATCACGCCCATCAACAGCCGCGATGTGCTCTACACCATCACCGACCCTTCCATGTACGAAGTCATCGCCTACGGGCGTCCCAACGCCGGCATGCCTCCGTTTGGCAAGACCTACGGCGGTGAACTCTCGCGCAGTGAAATAGATTACATGATCATCTTCATGCGCTATTCATGGGATGACCGTTTTGAAGCGCCCGAGATCCCCGAACTCTTCCCGCCGCTGGCAGAGGGGGAAGTGCCATCCTACGATGTCCACATCCAACCCATCGTCAAACGCTATTGCATCTCCTGTCACCGCGCGGGCAAGGATAACAACGACTACCTGATGACCACCTACGAGGAGATCCTCACCACCGGCGAGAACGCGGAGTTCAACGTCATCGCCGGGGACGAGAACAACTACCTCCTGCAAACCATTCAGGAACATCCCATCATGAATCCCGAAAAGCCCGATGAAGAAATAATCGGCGTCATGCCGCCCAGCCGTGCCTTGAAACCAAACGTGATCGATGTCTTCGTCCGCTGGATCATGAACGGCATGCCAAAGACGGCAGCGGAGGCGGGCGCGCTGTTCCAAACACCCACAGAAACACCAGCGCCGTAA